The DNA segment GCTTGAAAAGAAGATTCACGCCAACGCTCATGTTCGGAGACTGGACAATGCCGATTTTTTTCGAGGCGGCCCGCAGGGCCTGCAGGTGCTTTTGCGTCAGGCCGGTGGTGCCGACCACGTACGCGGTGCCTGCGCGCAGCGCCGTCTTCACATTCTTTTCGAGCGCGGAATGATGCGTGAAATCGATCAGCACGTCGGCCTTCCCGAAAACTTCTTCCGCATCGGAACTCACGTCCACCCCGAGCGGGGCGAGGCCCAGAACTTTTCCGAGTTCGTCTCCGACATGAGGATTGTCGGCATTTTCGAGCGCGCCTACAATTTTAAATTCCTTGTCCGCGGCGGCGAGCGTGAGAATCCTGCGCCCCATCCTCCCCGCGGCCCCTGCGACGGCGAGCTTGATCATTTGAGGACTCCCGCCTTTTTCAGGGCCTGCTTGAGTTTCAGCTTGTTGTCTTCCCCCATCTCGCAAAGCGGCATACGGAATTCGCCGTGAATCATCTTCATCAGGGCAAGCGCGGTCTTCACGGGGATCGGGTTGGTTTCGATGAACATGGCCTTGTTGAGGCCGCAGAGCTGGCTGTGGATTTTCCCGGCCTGGGCGTAATCGC comes from the Verrucomicrobiia bacterium genome and includes:
- a CDS encoding dihydrodipicolinate synthase family protein, with the protein product PTIVAIKEASGNLDQVDQIRELCGITILSGDDGLTVPMMAIGARGVISVTANVAPDKMRQMVHAALKGDYAQAGKIHSQLCGLNKAMFIETNPIPVKTALALMKMIHGEFRMPLCEMGEDNKLKLKQALKKAGVLK